One Anaerobacillus alkaliphilus DNA window includes the following coding sequences:
- a CDS encoding YitT family protein, whose protein sequence is MVIYIVGTFLIAVSLNFFLIPANVFASGFTGIAQILAAMTPISTGISLFLLNIPVAILGWMKIGKKFTIFSFVNVALSTVFLEILPIVTISEDILLNSVFGGVIMSIGAGMILKYGSSTGGVDIIALVLARYSDRPLGTYFFIINAVIVLTAGLIFDWEKALYTLVTLYVGSRIIDAIHTRHVKLTAMIVTSKPEELQQAIHEQLTRGITRIPAKGGYTKEEKEMLMIVITRYELYNLKQIIAAVDDKAFTNIVETAGIYGLFRKED, encoded by the coding sequence ATGGTGATCTATATCGTTGGAACTTTTCTAATCGCTGTAAGCTTAAACTTTTTTCTCATCCCAGCAAATGTTTTTGCGAGTGGATTTACTGGTATTGCCCAGATACTAGCAGCAATGACACCAATTTCAACGGGAATATCACTTTTTTTGTTGAACATCCCGGTTGCTATTTTAGGTTGGATGAAGATCGGTAAAAAATTCACGATTTTTAGCTTCGTGAATGTTGCATTATCAACTGTTTTTCTAGAGATTTTACCTATTGTAACAATTTCTGAAGACATCTTACTAAATTCTGTTTTTGGTGGTGTCATTATGTCTATCGGAGCAGGAATGATCTTAAAATACGGATCATCGACAGGTGGAGTTGACATTATTGCATTAGTCTTAGCAAGATATAGTGATCGACCATTAGGTACATACTTCTTTATAATCAATGCGGTTATCGTTTTAACTGCAGGACTAATTTTTGATTGGGAAAAAGCCTTGTATACTTTAGTTACCTTGTATGTTGGATCCAGGATAATTGATGCTATTCATACCCGCCATGTGAAGTTGACAGCTATGATAGTCACTAGCAAACCTGAAGAATTACAACAGGCTATACATGAACAACTCACTCGCGGGATAACTAGAATTCCCGCAAAAGGTGGCTATACAAAGGAAGAAAAAGAAATGTTAATGATTGTTATAACCCGTTACGAATTATACAACTTAAAACAAATTATTGCGGCAGTTGACGATAAAGCATTTACTAACATTGTTGAAACAGCAGGTATATATGGCTTATTTAGAAAAGAAGACTAG
- a CDS encoding DUF3941 domain-containing protein, producing MPHTKDDDKKKQDHNAERHLKNVLKEKNAEERGERQYSKKTNHL from the coding sequence ATGCCACATACAAAAGACGATGACAAAAAGAAACAAGATCATAATGCTGAACGTCATTTGAAAAATGTATTAAAGGAAAAAAATGCGGAAGAACGCGGTGAGCGACAGTACTCAAAGAAGACAAATCACTTATAA
- a CDS encoding rhodanese-like domain-containing protein, producing MSFMHEGVKQIELNELKDILSNKPENVIIIDVREQEEYDSFHIPEIPLIPMSNFPNIIDDLKKDKEYILVCRSGSRSHNVARFLKANGFEEAHNFYGGMLTWDEEVHTGPENVITDLNKLYE from the coding sequence ATGTCCTTTATGCATGAAGGTGTGAAACAAATTGAGCTTAATGAGCTTAAGGATATTCTAAGTAACAAGCCTGAAAATGTAATTATTATTGATGTTAGAGAACAGGAAGAATATGATTCTTTTCACATTCCTGAAATACCATTAATACCAATGTCCAATTTCCCAAATATAATTGATGATTTAAAGAAAGATAAGGAATATATATTAGTTTGTCGTAGTGGTAGTAGAAGTCATAATGTTGCTCGTTTTCTGAAAGCGAATGGGTTCGAAGAGGCTCATAATTTTTATGGTGGTATGCTAACTTGGGATGAAGAAGTCCATACAGGTCCAGAAAATGTAATCACTGATCTAAACAAATTATACGAGTAA